From one Cardinium endosymbiont of Dermatophagoides farinae genomic stretch:
- a CDS encoding VirB4 family type IV secretion system protein, protein MYFNPFNTDLDNQNAFIFGPSGSGKSFFNGKMIKDRFEAGHIVIVIDSGGTYRHLFEALGGKYIELSAEKSLNLNPFLFPAEPSGRYLPDSSKIIFLVGLIGKMWKGDLNENPMSEVEKSLLSQWISDYYRDLPESIIPTLTGFYDYLQALVAANGEAILDLKKDQLFPFQEFFIVLQPFAHGIYKDHFNALAQDYLVDHRLVCFELEAIKCNSKLYPLVVQILFDFAFEMVSKHPDATKFIDIEEGWTNLDDASREHIESFYRKGRKTKTSIRIITQDIQEIKSSKIASAIKNNAATFILLYNEKASSREEIGAFLGMNALDMQKYASLRRKNGPGGFREIFIKEMGQSHVWLLEPSLWEHAMFTSHPSERNQIADLAKKHGNIEDGIAEWVYHTKQKYYV, encoded by the coding sequence ATCTATTTCAACCCATTTAACACCGATTTAGACAATCAAAATGCATTTATTTTCGGTCCTTCTGGCTCTGGAAAATCCTTTTTTAATGGCAAAATGATTAAGGATCGATTTGAAGCAGGCCATATAGTGATTGTCATTGACAGTGGCGGGACCTATCGCCATTTATTTGAAGCTTTAGGAGGGAAATATATTGAACTCAGTGCAGAAAAATCTTTAAACTTAAATCCTTTTTTATTCCCAGCTGAACCATCAGGTAGATACCTGCCAGATAGCAGCAAAATCATCTTTTTGGTCGGGCTCATTGGCAAAATGTGGAAGGGAGATTTGAATGAAAATCCAATGAGTGAAGTAGAAAAATCTTTACTCTCTCAGTGGATTAGTGATTATTATAGGGATTTACCAGAATCGATCATCCCTACTTTAACGGGATTTTATGACTATTTACAAGCATTGGTAGCAGCTAATGGAGAAGCCATTCTTGATCTAAAAAAAGATCAGTTGTTCCCTTTTCAAGAATTTTTTATTGTTTTACAGCCATTTGCCCATGGTATTTACAAAGATCATTTTAATGCATTAGCGCAAGACTATCTAGTCGACCATAGGTTAGTATGTTTTGAGCTAGAAGCCATTAAATGCAATAGCAAACTCTATCCATTGGTGGTACAAATTCTATTTGACTTTGCTTTTGAAATGGTTTCTAAGCATCCAGACGCTACTAAGTTTATAGACATTGAAGAGGGTTGGACGAATTTAGATGATGCCTCTAGAGAGCATATAGAATCTTTCTATCGAAAAGGCAGAAAAACCAAAACCTCTATTCGCATAATAACGCAAGACATTCAAGAAATCAAATCATCTAAGATTGCCAGTGCCATTAAAAACAATGCGGCTACCTTTATCCTTTTGTACAATGAAAAAGCATCTAGTAGGGAAGAAATAGGTGCTTTCTTAGGTATGAATGCGTTAGACATGCAAAAGTATGCCAGTCTGCGTCGTAAAAACGGTCCAGGTGGTTTTAGGGAAATCTTTATTAAAGAGATGGGACAGAGTCATGTATGGCTACTAGAACCCTCTCTTTGGGAGCATGCTATGTTTACCTCTCATCCATCAGAAAGAAACCAAATCGCTGATTTGGCTAAAAAACATGGAAATATAGAAGATGGCATTGCAGAATGGGTATACCATACTAAACAAAAATATTATGTCTAG
- the traM gene encoding conjugative transposon protein TraM yields the protein MDKKKLGFGLAGLLVISWIILRDVRKTKSWHEFFVAPPPKPCKLLEKAEPLSVTKETNQRMKGRYQSEQVGCSLFEDMAKNINQEVSKGEPEPVKEPEKVSVKLKKVVQKLKKIVHPQKQEKNYFPVSFERKGRKKNIKVKNSFSVGYVYGTQELKHGRSIKICVKEAFTYKGQEIHKGAFLYGIVAFGKERILSKLEIAEFGKNVVPVAIGLYDSDYMIGLLVENLHPFIDQAQNKLLSKAASSGSNSWIREISGIVVDGIKSVKNEQKITIDNRRKVFLKPIEK from the coding sequence ATGGATAAAAAGAAATTAGGTTTTGGATTAGCTGGGTTATTGGTTATTTCTTGGATTATATTACGGGATGTAAGAAAAACAAAGAGTTGGCATGAGTTTTTTGTAGCCCCTCCTCCCAAACCTTGTAAGCTACTCGAAAAAGCAGAACCATTATCGGTTACTAAAGAAACTAATCAAAGAATGAAAGGTCGTTATCAATCGGAACAGGTAGGTTGCTCTTTATTTGAAGATATGGCCAAAAATATCAATCAAGAAGTATCAAAAGGTGAACCAGAACCAGTTAAAGAACCTGAAAAAGTTAGTGTTAAACTTAAAAAAGTAGTGCAAAAACTTAAGAAAATAGTTCATCCTCAAAAGCAGGAAAAAAACTACTTTCCAGTATCTTTTGAAAGAAAAGGCAGAAAAAAGAATATTAAGGTAAAAAACAGCTTTTCTGTAGGTTATGTCTATGGGACACAAGAACTCAAACATGGCAGAAGTATTAAAATATGTGTCAAAGAAGCTTTTACTTACAAAGGTCAAGAAATCCACAAAGGCGCATTTTTATATGGAATCGTTGCTTTTGGAAAAGAAAGAATTCTATCTAAATTAGAAATAGCTGAATTTGGTAAAAATGTAGTTCCAGTGGCTATTGGTTTGTATGATTCAGATTATATGATTGGCCTATTAGTAGAAAATTTACATCCTTTCATTGATCAAGCGCAAAACAAATTGCTTAGTAAAGCAGCTAGTAGTGGCAGTAATTCTTGGATAAGAGAGATCAGTGGAATAGTAGTAGATGGTATTAAATCCGTTAAAAATGAACAAAAAATAACTATAGACAATAGAAGAAAGGTGTTCCTTAAACCAATAGAAAAATGA